From one Magnetofaba australis IT-1 genomic stretch:
- a CDS encoding multiheme c-type cytochrome, translated as MKRFIIAGAYLMVCAVALLLSTPADARVQGQPGKDWGNPAGKECAECHMKENFGLWQEWNASQHGQNGINCLDCHQAQKNDPDAFTHKGQLISILVTPKDCARCHPTEVKEQQRSHHATAGQILNSLDNLLGEVIGGPAAVVVGCRQCHGGKVEIDAKGRPTMDTWPNTGIGRINPDGSWGSCAACHGRHTFSRAQARTPDTCGKCHIGPDHPQLEVYNESKHGILYRAQTETDPSKLNLHSDKWVAGVDNPIAPTCSTCHMSEAQGLAKTHDVGERISWNLRSPVSNKINLVRLDNGKSFDVPEGKPVPKVGSQARGAKVIEVLTWENRREMMETVCYACHGEKFVTGHYKQLDDFVELYNEKFAKPVKAIMGELKKMGKITPSPFDDKIEWIWWEIWHHEGRVARHGAAMMGPDYAWWHGLYEVAQHTYFKFIPELEHIVGKEEAKRLVKKHFTHPGHDWYFNGMNKDALKKIKAEYEKRYGKGSVQ; from the coding sequence ATGAAACGATTCATCATCGCAGGAGCATACCTGATGGTATGCGCCGTGGCGCTGCTGCTATCAACGCCAGCAGACGCCCGGGTGCAGGGGCAACCCGGCAAGGACTGGGGCAACCCGGCGGGCAAGGAGTGCGCCGAGTGTCACATGAAGGAGAACTTTGGTCTGTGGCAGGAGTGGAACGCGTCGCAACACGGTCAAAACGGGATCAACTGCCTGGATTGTCACCAGGCGCAGAAGAACGATCCGGACGCCTTTACCCATAAAGGGCAACTGATCTCCATTCTGGTTACGCCCAAGGACTGTGCGCGCTGCCACCCCACTGAGGTGAAAGAGCAGCAGCGCTCCCACCACGCCACCGCCGGCCAGATTCTCAACTCGCTGGATAACCTGTTGGGCGAAGTGATCGGCGGTCCGGCTGCGGTGGTCGTCGGCTGTCGTCAGTGCCACGGCGGCAAGGTCGAGATCGACGCCAAAGGCCGTCCCACCATGGACACCTGGCCCAACACCGGCATCGGCCGCATCAACCCCGACGGCTCCTGGGGCTCCTGCGCCGCCTGCCATGGTCGCCACACCTTCTCGCGCGCCCAGGCCCGCACCCCGGACACCTGCGGCAAGTGCCACATCGGTCCCGACCATCCGCAGTTGGAGGTCTACAACGAGTCCAAGCACGGCATTCTGTACCGCGCCCAGACCGAGACCGATCCTTCGAAACTGAATCTGCATTCCGACAAATGGGTCGCGGGCGTGGACAACCCCATCGCGCCGACCTGCTCCACCTGCCACATGAGCGAAGCGCAGGGCTTGGCCAAGACCCACGACGTGGGCGAGCGGATCTCCTGGAACCTGCGTTCGCCGGTCTCCAACAAGATCAATCTGGTGCGTCTGGATAACGGCAAGTCGTTCGACGTGCCCGAAGGCAAGCCGGTGCCCAAGGTGGGTTCACAGGCGCGCGGCGCCAAGGTCATTGAAGTGCTGACCTGGGAGAACCGTCGCGAGATGATGGAGACGGTCTGCTACGCCTGCCATGGCGAGAAGTTCGTCACCGGCCACTACAAGCAGTTGGACGACTTTGTCGAGCTCTACAACGAGAAGTTCGCCAAGCCGGTCAAGGCGATTATGGGCGAGCTCAAGAAGATGGGCAAAATCACCCCCAGCCCCTTCGACGACAAGATCGAGTGGATCTGGTGGGAGATTTGGCACCACGAAGGGCGTGTGGCGCGTCACGGCGCGGCCATGATGGGTCCCGACTACGCCTGGTGGCATGGTCTGTATGAAGTGGCGCAGCACACCTACTTCAAGTTCATCCCTGAACTGGAGCACATCGTCGGTAAGGAAGAGGCCAAGAGACTGGTGAAGAAGCACTTCACCCACCCCGGCCACGACTGGTACTTCAACGGCATGAACAAGGATGCGCTGAAGAAGATCAAAGCCGAGTACGAGAAGCGCTATGGCAAGGGCTCGGTGCAGTAA
- a CDS encoding DUF6765 family protein translates to MQIDFHHTVTYVAARLASYQGKKFSTQEAEIIAKSAQYVDDATGSGAVNFGNGAMIQRHASAHRMMDYRNFKELKNHQVWIPFHFLPGNDGQEKSQASELKFFEKIVCKPDSPVARDMVAECIRERDKPFALYRLGITMHVYADTFSHQQFAGVSHQYNEIFDVVCENDEPPTSFKERLSNFFKGAVDEITSTFVEETLPLGHGAALSYPDLPYLKWQYTRKDIDGNSVQIERDNTDLFLSAVIAMHKAMSRFLAGDPIAEVEPISQSNLDAIRALFLHEDTRTRDADGRHAVWLNRLASGNYFEGIDAVELTYHGDGRKAWKYEAIGSPLMSNGEQDYYKWKQEILTSHWKLFHDALLAHRFHIIHELLPEYGICVA, encoded by the coding sequence ATGCAAATTGATTTTCATCATACTGTGACCTACGTGGCGGCCCGTTTGGCAAGTTATCAGGGCAAGAAGTTCTCTACACAGGAGGCTGAAATTATTGCCAAGAGCGCACAGTATGTGGATGACGCAACAGGCTCTGGCGCAGTCAATTTTGGCAATGGCGCGATGATTCAGCGCCACGCCTCAGCGCACCGTATGATGGACTATCGCAACTTCAAGGAGTTAAAGAACCATCAGGTATGGATTCCCTTCCATTTTCTGCCGGGAAACGATGGTCAGGAAAAATCGCAGGCGTCTGAGTTGAAGTTTTTCGAGAAAATTGTCTGCAAGCCCGATAGTCCTGTTGCGCGGGATATGGTGGCTGAATGCATTCGGGAGCGGGATAAACCCTTTGCGCTGTACCGGCTAGGCATAACCATGCATGTGTACGCCGACACCTTTTCGCACCAACAGTTTGCGGGGGTGAGCCATCAGTACAACGAAATTTTTGATGTTGTCTGCGAAAATGATGAGCCGCCAACAAGTTTCAAGGAGCGCCTCAGCAATTTCTTTAAAGGCGCTGTCGACGAAATTACTAGCACATTTGTTGAAGAGACTCTTCCTTTGGGGCATGGCGCCGCGCTCTCCTATCCCGACTTGCCTTATCTGAAGTGGCAATATACGCGGAAGGATATAGACGGGAATTCCGTGCAAATCGAAAGGGACAACACCGATCTGTTCCTGTCAGCCGTCATTGCCATGCACAAAGCAATGTCGCGCTTCTTGGCGGGCGACCCAATAGCGGAGGTCGAGCCGATTTCACAGAGCAATTTGGATGCGATTCGCGCTCTGTTTTTGCATGAGGATACGCGCACTCGTGACGCCGATGGGCGTCATGCCGTGTGGCTGAACAGACTTGCCAGCGGCAACTATTTTGAGGGCATTGACGCAGTTGAACTGACCTATCATGGCGATGGTCGTAAGGCATGGAAATATGAAGCCATCGGCAGTCCGCTTATGTCTAACGGCGAGCAAGATTACTACAAGTGGAAGCAAGAGATTCTGACATCCCATTGGAAGCTGTTCCACGATGCGCTTTTGGCGCACCGGTTTCATATTATCCATGAATTGCTGCCGGAGTACGGTATCTGCGTGGCGTAG
- a CDS encoding MerR family transcriptional regulator, which yields MHTIGKLAKRFGLSRSTLLHYEKLGLLNPAGRSSGDYRLYDDVDVARLELIVALREAGLSLKQIGEVVHQDEDSTLRAALEERLRSIHQQIGALRQQQKRAAALLAQLGAHPGERVINVESWVSFLRAAGLDEAAMWTWHAAFERDAPEAHGDFLASLGIDPKRAEEIRQRSRALLQPSPGGDS from the coding sequence ATGCACACCATCGGCAAACTGGCCAAGCGCTTCGGCCTCTCCCGCTCCACCCTGCTGCACTATGAGAAACTCGGCCTGCTCAACCCCGCAGGACGCTCCTCCGGGGACTACCGGCTGTATGATGATGTGGATGTGGCGCGCCTGGAGTTGATCGTCGCCCTGCGCGAGGCGGGGCTGTCCCTCAAACAGATTGGCGAGGTTGTCCATCAGGACGAGGACTCCACCCTGCGCGCGGCGCTGGAGGAGCGGCTGCGCAGCATCCATCAGCAGATCGGCGCACTGCGTCAGCAACAGAAGCGCGCCGCCGCCCTGTTGGCGCAACTGGGCGCGCATCCGGGCGAACGGGTGATCAATGTGGAGAGCTGGGTGTCATTCCTACGCGCCGCCGGGTTGGATGAGGCGGCCATGTGGACCTGGCATGCGGCGTTTGAGCGCGACGCCCCCGAAGCCCACGGCGACTTCCTCGCCTCTCTGGGCATCGACCCAAAGCGCGCCGAGGAGATCCGTCAGAGATCGCGGGCGCTCTTGCAACCCTCCCCTGGTGGGGATTCATGA
- a CDS encoding GlcG/HbpS family heme-binding protein: MRKLIAIPALTALLAAPAVYAEGPMAVPVKKMTLESAQAIAMNTIKACRAKGIQIGVTVMDRDGIVQAQLRDTVAPPITLPISQGKAYAATMFRVPSSQLVDRANTAVGRAPGVIMSAGAVPIDVGGEFLGAVGVSGAPGGDIDEACAAEGLAPVKEELEMSMM, translated from the coding sequence ATGCGCAAATTGATCGCTATCCCCGCTCTGACCGCGCTGCTGGCCGCCCCTGCTGTCTATGCCGAAGGCCCCATGGCGGTGCCGGTGAAGAAGATGACTCTGGAGAGCGCCCAGGCCATCGCCATGAACACCATCAAGGCGTGCCGCGCCAAAGGGATTCAGATTGGCGTCACGGTGATGGATCGCGACGGCATCGTGCAGGCGCAACTGCGCGATACCGTGGCCCCGCCCATCACCCTGCCCATCTCCCAGGGCAAGGCGTATGCGGCGACCATGTTCCGTGTGCCCTCTTCGCAGTTGGTGGATCGCGCCAACACCGCCGTGGGTCGCGCGCCGGGGGTGATCATGTCGGCGGGCGCGGTGCCCATTGATGTGGGCGGCGAGTTCCTCGGCGCGGTGGGCGTCTCCGGCGCTCCCGGCGGCGATATCGACGAAGCCTGCGCCGCAGAAGGGCTGGCGCCGGTTAAGGAAGAGTTGGAAATGTCCATGATGTAA
- a CDS encoding TSCPD domain-containing protein, whose translation MAVSIEKKIVGFEVVSKDAEAAADIPTETTMAEVVRMQPALKRPAALHGSTYKITTPMSEHALYITINDMVINEGTELEYRRPFEIFINSKNMENFAWIVALTRVVSAVFRHGGDVSFLVEELRSVFDPRGGYFKPGGKYMPSLVAEIGECIENHLREIGMIRAPEVSPELEEKRRMAEDQGLAGSQCPKCGQLSVVRLDGCETCLECGHSKCG comes from the coding sequence ATGGCGGTGAGTATTGAAAAGAAGATCGTCGGCTTTGAAGTGGTCTCCAAAGATGCGGAGGCCGCCGCCGATATCCCGACGGAAACCACCATGGCCGAAGTGGTGCGCATGCAGCCCGCGCTCAAGCGCCCGGCGGCCCTGCACGGCTCCACCTACAAAATCACCACCCCCATGTCCGAGCACGCCCTCTACATCACCATCAACGATATGGTGATCAACGAAGGCACTGAGTTGGAGTATCGACGTCCGTTCGAGATCTTCATCAACTCCAAGAACATGGAGAACTTCGCCTGGATCGTGGCGCTGACCCGGGTGGTCTCGGCGGTGTTCCGCCATGGCGGCGACGTCTCCTTCCTGGTGGAGGAGCTGCGTTCGGTGTTCGACCCCCGCGGCGGCTATTTCAAGCCCGGCGGCAAGTACATGCCGTCACTGGTGGCGGAGATCGGCGAGTGCATTGAGAACCACCTGCGGGAGATCGGCATGATCCGCGCCCCGGAGGTCTCCCCGGAGTTGGAGGAGAAGCGCCGCATGGCGGAGGATCAAGGCTTGGCGGGCTCCCAGTGTCCCAAGTGCGGGCAACTGAGCGTGGTGCGATTGGATGGGTGCGAGACCTGTTTGGAGTGCGGCCACTCCAAGTGCGGCTAA